One genomic window of Ilyobacter polytropus DSM 2926 includes the following:
- a CDS encoding argininosuccinate synthase yields MEKVVLAYSGGLDTSIIIPWLKENYSLDVIAVCVDVGQDDDMEEVKKKAIASGAAKVFVVDAKEEFLTEYAFKALKAGAMYENRYLLGTSFARPLMAKKLVEIAHQEGATYICHGCTGKGNDQVRFEVGVAAFDPMMKIIAPWREWDIESREDAIDYAEAKGIKLTVTKEKIYSRDQNMWHISHEGGDIETLSNEHKEEMYMMVTPPKLAKDEESFVSVTFEKGFPVAVDGDAMGPVELLQKLNKIAGENGIGVIDIVENRLVGMKSRGIYETPGGTLLYKALTDLESVCLDKDSWALKRSLSEKYADLAYNGLWFTSLREAIDSFVDTLHENVTGTIKMKLYKGNVKVAGRITENALYDEEISSFGASDLYSHSDAEGFIKIFSLPTKIKKLKEDRK; encoded by the coding sequence ATGGAAAAAGTAGTATTAGCATATTCAGGAGGACTAGATACCTCTATCATCATACCTTGGTTAAAAGAAAATTACAGTCTTGACGTAATCGCTGTCTGCGTAGATGTAGGTCAAGATGACGATATGGAAGAAGTTAAGAAAAAAGCCATAGCTTCAGGAGCTGCAAAAGTATTTGTTGTAGATGCTAAAGAGGAATTTTTAACAGAATACGCCTTTAAAGCACTTAAGGCAGGAGCTATGTATGAAAACAGATATCTTTTAGGAACATCTTTTGCAAGACCACTAATGGCTAAAAAATTAGTTGAAATAGCTCATCAAGAGGGAGCTACATATATCTGTCATGGTTGTACAGGAAAAGGTAATGACCAGGTAAGATTTGAAGTAGGAGTAGCAGCATTTGATCCGATGATGAAAATAATCGCTCCTTGGAGAGAGTGGGATATCGAATCTAGAGAAGATGCAATAGACTATGCAGAAGCAAAGGGTATAAAATTAACTGTAACAAAGGAAAAAATCTACTCTAGAGACCAAAATATGTGGCATATAAGTCATGAAGGTGGAGATATCGAAACTTTATCAAATGAGCATAAAGAAGAGATGTACATGATGGTAACTCCTCCAAAATTAGCTAAAGATGAGGAATCTTTTGTATCTGTTACTTTTGAAAAAGGATTCCCAGTAGCAGTTGACGGAGACGCTATGGGACCTGTAGAACTTCTTCAAAAGCTCAACAAAATAGCCGGAGAGAATGGAATAGGGGTAATAGATATAGTAGAAAACAGACTTGTGGGAATGAAATCAAGAGGTATATATGAAACTCCAGGAGGAACACTTCTTTACAAGGCTCTTACAGACCTTGAGAGTGTGTGTCTAGACAAAGATTCGTGGGCATTAAAGAGAAGTCTTTCTGAAAAATATGCTGACCTTGCATACAACGGACTTTGGTTTACATCTTTAAGAGAAGCTATCGACAGCTTTGTAGATACACTTCATGAGAATGTGACAGGAACAATAAAAATGAAGCTTTACAAAGGAAATGTAAAAGTAGCAGGAAGAATAACTGAAAATGCCCTTTATGACGAGGAAATCTCATCATTTGGTGCAAGTGACCTTTACAGTCACAGTGATGCAGAAGGATTTATAAAAATATTCTCACTTCCGACTAAGATAAAAAAATTAAAAGAAGACAGAAAATAG
- a CDS encoding MATE family efflux transporter, with the protein MDLTKGDIGQAVKKVAIPSSVGFLFNTLFNVVDSMYTGYIGPDALAGLAMSFPVFFILISLGSGIGTGVTAILSNFIGEKSCEKARVTGRDALTLGVIFAFFITFVGIGVDGPLFKYMGGAETSVFYGEKYTTWIFIGSVFFVMNMVFNGILSSQGDTKSYRNFLIIGFFVNIVLDPFFIFILKMSTDGVAIATVIVQIMGNFYLYKKVKMSQLFSGHGYKLCKPHMENYKNILSQGIPASLNMMTIALGIFVINYFVIKNGGDMAVAAYGISMRIEQMALLPAIGLNIAALSIAGQSYGAGETERVMHVYKKTLKYGIVIMTIAMFIILPLSGYLLRIFTRNSEIIRYGMGYFRVEILVFNSYILLNISVSVLQGLKRPKFAIIIGIYRQFLMPILLFPVFTNITGDVTGIWWGIFTINWSAALVAVLYVNRVYKKILVLKEKKSRITKM; encoded by the coding sequence ATGGACCTTACAAAGGGAGACATAGGGCAGGCAGTAAAAAAAGTGGCAATCCCTTCTAGTGTGGGGTTCCTTTTTAACACCCTTTTTAATGTGGTGGACAGTATGTATACCGGATATATAGGTCCTGATGCCTTGGCAGGACTTGCCATGTCATTTCCTGTGTTTTTTATTCTTATATCCTTAGGTTCCGGTATAGGGACAGGGGTGACGGCTATTCTTTCAAATTTTATAGGGGAGAAAAGCTGTGAAAAGGCAAGAGTGACTGGACGGGATGCTCTGACACTGGGAGTTATTTTTGCATTTTTTATAACCTTTGTGGGTATAGGGGTAGACGGACCTCTTTTTAAATATATGGGAGGTGCAGAAACTTCTGTTTTTTACGGAGAAAAATATACCACCTGGATATTTATAGGATCGGTGTTTTTTGTTATGAACATGGTTTTTAACGGGATACTATCTTCTCAGGGAGACACCAAATCCTATAGAAATTTTTTGATAATTGGATTTTTTGTAAATATAGTTTTAGATCCGTTTTTTATATTTATATTGAAAATGAGCACAGACGGAGTGGCAATAGCAACAGTAATTGTGCAGATAATGGGGAATTTTTATCTGTATAAAAAAGTTAAAATGTCCCAACTTTTTTCAGGTCATGGATACAAGCTTTGCAAACCACATATGGAAAATTATAAAAACATACTGTCACAGGGAATACCGGCTAGTCTAAATATGATGACGATAGCCTTGGGGATATTTGTGATCAATTATTTTGTAATTAAAAATGGAGGAGATATGGCTGTGGCAGCCTATGGGATATCTATGAGAATAGAGCAGATGGCACTTTTGCCGGCTATAGGACTAAATATAGCAGCACTAAGTATAGCCGGTCAAAGCTATGGAGCTGGGGAGACAGAAAGGGTCATGCATGTATATAAAAAGACTCTAAAGTATGGGATTGTTATTATGACCATTGCAATGTTTATAATACTTCCTTTGTCTGGATATTTGCTCAGGATTTTCACAAGAAACAGTGAGATAATAAGATACGGCATGGGATACTTTAGAGTGGAAATTCTTGTGTTTAATTCTTATATTCTTTTGAATATATCAGTTTCGGTGCTTCAGGGTCTGAAAAGACCGAAATTTGCAATTATTATAGGTATTTACAGACAGTTTCTCATGCCTATTCTGCTTTTTCCTGTTTTTACAAATATTACAGGGGATGTCACAGGAATATGGTGGGGTATATTTACAATAAATTGGAGTGCGGCCCTTGTTGCAGTTTTGTATGTAAATAGAGTATATAAAAAGATATTGGTTTTAAAGGAGAAAAAATCCCGTATTACAAAGATGTAA
- a CDS encoding TatD family hydrolase encodes MKLIDSHCHLDNEKFQGDRDEIIEKIGKELEFAVNIGYDLKSSEESIKLAEKHDFIYAVAGIHPTDISGYNQEMENALEKLARHPKVLAVGEIGLDYHWMTEPKEKQQEVFKRLIEVARRVEKPIVVHTRDAMHDTLEILKKYPDVTGILHCYPGSYESALEVMDNFYFGVGGVVTFKNAKKLVEAIKKIPLEKLLVETDSPYLTPEPYRGKRNEPSYVEYVARKIAEVKNVDYEEVVRVTNQNTKLAYKMIKG; translated from the coding sequence ATGAAACTTATAGATTCCCATTGTCATCTTGATAATGAAAAATTTCAAGGTGACAGAGACGAAATCATAGAAAAAATAGGAAAAGAACTGGAGTTTGCTGTAAATATAGGTTATGATTTGAAAAGTTCTGAAGAAAGTATAAAACTCGCAGAAAAACATGATTTTATATATGCAGTAGCAGGAATCCATCCGACAGATATAAGCGGTTATAATCAGGAGATGGAAAATGCACTGGAAAAGCTAGCTAGACATCCTAAGGTTCTTGCAGTAGGGGAGATAGGTCTTGACTACCACTGGATGACAGAACCTAAGGAGAAACAGCAGGAGGTCTTTAAAAGGCTTATAGAGGTTGCTAGAAGAGTAGAAAAACCTATAGTGGTGCATACAAGAGATGCTATGCATGACACCCTTGAGATATTAAAAAAGTACCCTGATGTAACAGGAATACTTCACTGCTATCCCGGGTCTTATGAAAGTGCACTAGAGGTAATGGATAATTTTTATTTCGGTGTAGGCGGAGTAGTAACCTTTAAAAACGCCAAAAAACTGGTAGAGGCAATAAAAAAAATTCCTTTGGAAAAACTACTGGTGGAGACAGACTCACCTTATCTGACACCTGAACCCTATAGAGGAAAAAGAAATGAGCCCTCTTATGTGGAATATGTAGCCAGAAAAATAGCAGAGGTAAAAAATGTAGATTATGAAGAGGTAGTAAGAGTAACAAATCAAAATACGAAACTAGCTTATAAAATGATAAAGGGGTAA
- a CDS encoding putative RNA methyltransferase, protein MGLLVCPICKEELLKIERSFRCKNNHNYDMAKQGYLNLLLSSKKKSKNPGDDREMVESRKRFLEAGFYKKISEKVNIMVAESAAKEKELKILDIGCGEGYYTNRLKSFLEEKNKTVEMLGIDISKEAVLAASKSYKEISWFVASGGELPIKDNALDFVLCMFSRIVPEEYNRVIKDKGYLVVASTGGKHLLEMKQVLYKDVKTDFYRPEKHLADFFQLEKTVNVKYTETIKGNENIKSLFDMTPYKWRSPKEGVDRLYLLDELKVTIDVNLDLFRKKV, encoded by the coding sequence ATGGGATTATTGGTATGCCCTATTTGTAAAGAGGAACTTCTGAAAATAGAAAGAAGTTTTAGATGTAAAAATAATCATAATTATGATATGGCAAAGCAGGGATATTTGAATCTGCTTTTATCTAGCAAAAAGAAATCTAAAAATCCCGGTGACGACAGGGAGATGGTAGAGAGCAGAAAACGATTTTTAGAAGCTGGATTTTATAAAAAAATATCTGAAAAAGTAAATATTATGGTGGCAGAATCTGCTGCAAAAGAAAAAGAGCTAAAGATACTGGATATCGGCTGCGGTGAGGGGTATTACACCAACCGTCTAAAAAGCTTTCTTGAAGAAAAAAATAAAACAGTAGAGATGCTTGGGATAGACATATCCAAAGAAGCTGTTTTGGCAGCCAGTAAAAGTTATAAAGAGATATCATGGTTTGTTGCAAGTGGTGGAGAACTTCCCATAAAGGATAACGCTCTTGATTTTGTTCTTTGTATGTTTTCTAGAATAGTACCGGAGGAGTACAACAGGGTAATAAAAGACAAGGGATATCTTGTGGTAGCCTCTACTGGTGGAAAACATCTCTTAGAGATGAAACAGGTTCTTTATAAAGATGTAAAAACTGATTTTTACAGGCCTGAAAAACATCTCGCTGATTTTTTCCAACTGGAAAAAACAGTGAATGTCAAATATACAGAAACTATAAAGGGAAATGAAAATATAAAGAGTCTATTTGATATGACCCCCTATAAGTGGAGAAGTCCTAAAGAGGGAGTGGATAGACTTTATCTCCTCGATGAACTGAAGGTAACTATAGACGTAAACCTAGATTTATTTAGAAAAAAAGTCTAA
- the acpS gene encoding holo-ACP synthase: protein MEITGIGNDIVEIDRIKKAIVKNSRFKDRVYTSNEIDYLEKKSDPYPGYAGRFAAKEAVSKAMGTGVRGFNLCDIEVVNNSLGKPEVKFYGALEEKYKDFKVMLTISHSREYATAMAILFKCF, encoded by the coding sequence ATGGAGATAACCGGTATCGGTAACGATATAGTTGAAATAGACAGGATAAAAAAAGCCATAGTAAAAAACTCTAGATTCAAAGATCGAGTTTATACCTCTAATGAGATAGATTACCTTGAAAAAAAATCCGATCCGTATCCAGGTTATGCAGGAAGGTTTGCTGCAAAAGAAGCTGTATCTAAGGCTATGGGGACAGGGGTCAGAGGATTTAATCTTTGTGATATAGAGGTAGTAAATAATAGCCTGGGGAAACCAGAAGTGAAATTTTATGGAGCACTAGAGGAAAAATATAAAGATTTTAAGGTGATGTTAACTATATCCCATTCTAGAGAGTATGCGACGGCAATGGCAATTTTGTTTAAATGTTTTTAA
- a CDS encoding NAD(P)H-dependent oxidoreductase subunit E has product MITKEFYQNLENFIGEMEDKRNEVQVLNFVMKEIGYIPLEVQEFIADKTGLFLVTIQNAIDFFPRYKTSIDNTVEIKVCTGLGCTGKGGLLILEELEKKLGIEAGETTKDKKYRLTTQRCFGKCAKGPNLSIGGVLYNNVNIENLEKLIKTNVK; this is encoded by the coding sequence ATGATTACGAAAGAGTTTTATCAAAATCTCGAGAATTTTATCGGCGAAATGGAAGATAAAAGAAATGAGGTACAGGTTCTGAACTTTGTAATGAAAGAGATAGGTTATATTCCTTTGGAAGTACAGGAGTTTATAGCTGATAAAACGGGACTTTTTTTGGTAACCATTCAAAATGCAATTGATTTTTTTCCAAGGTATAAAACAAGCATAGACAATACAGTGGAAATAAAGGTCTGTACCGGTCTTGGATGCACTGGAAAAGGCGGTCTCTTGATCTTGGAAGAGCTAGAAAAAAAACTGGGTATAGAGGCAGGAGAAACTACTAAGGATAAAAAGTACAGACTGACCACTCAGAGATGCTTTGGAAAATGTGCCAAGGGTCCAAACCTAAGTATAGGGGGAGTATTGTACAATAATGTCAATATAGAAAACCTTGAAAAACTTATAAAAACAAATGTTAAATAG